The following coding sequences are from one Bacillus marinisedimentorum window:
- the tuf gene encoding elongation factor Tu, protein MGKEKFDRSKAHVNIGTIGHVDHGKTTLTAAITTVLHKKSGKGSAMAYDQIDGAPEERERGITIATAHVEYETDNRHYAHVDCPGHADYVKNMITGAAQMDGAILVVSAADGPMPQTREHILLSRQVGVPFIVVFLNKTDMVDDEELLELVEMEVRDLLTEYDFPGDDVPVIKGSALKALEGDADYEAKIFELMDAVDEYIPTPERDTDKDFMMPVEDVFSITGRGTVATGRVERGKLNVGDEIEIVGLMEAPKKTTVTGVEMFRKLLDYAEAGDNIGALLRGVSREDIQRGQVLAKPGTITPHTKFKAEVYVLSKEEGGRHTPFFSNYRPQFYFRTTDVTGTIALPEGVEMVMPGDNVEMTVELISPIAIEDGTKFSIREGGRTVGAGVVASIIE, encoded by the coding sequence ATGGGTAAAGAGAAGTTTGATCGTTCCAAAGCGCACGTCAACATTGGTACAATTGGACACGTTGACCATGGTAAAACTACACTGACTGCAGCAATCACAACTGTACTTCATAAGAAATCAGGTAAAGGTTCTGCAATGGCATATGACCAAATTGATGGTGCTCCAGAAGAGCGTGAGCGCGGTATCACAATCGCTACTGCACACGTAGAGTACGAAACTGATAACCGTCACTATGCACACGTTGACTGCCCTGGACACGCTGACTATGTTAAAAACATGATCACTGGTGCAGCGCAAATGGACGGTGCGATCCTTGTAGTATCAGCAGCTGACGGCCCTATGCCGCAAACTCGCGAGCATATCCTTCTTTCCCGTCAGGTTGGTGTACCATTTATCGTTGTGTTCTTGAACAAAACTGATATGGTAGACGACGAAGAACTTCTTGAGCTAGTAGAAATGGAAGTTCGCGATCTTCTTACTGAGTATGACTTCCCTGGTGATGATGTACCAGTAATCAAAGGTTCTGCACTTAAAGCTCTTGAAGGCGATGCTGACTATGAAGCAAAAATCTTCGAACTTATGGATGCGGTTGACGAGTATATCCCAACTCCAGAGCGCGACACGGACAAAGACTTCATGATGCCTGTTGAGGACGTATTCTCCATCACTGGCCGTGGTACAGTTGCAACTGGCCGTGTTGAGCGTGGTAAATTGAATGTTGGTGACGAAATTGAAATCGTAGGTCTTATGGAAGCTCCTAAGAAGACAACTGTCACTGGTGTTGAAATGTTCCGTAAGCTTCTTGACTATGCTGAAGCTGGTGACAACATCGGCGCCCTTCTTCGCGGTGTTTCCCGTGAAGATATCCAGCGTGGCCAGGTACTTGCAAAGCCAGGTACAATCACACCACACACAAAGTTCAAAGCTGAAGTATATGTCCTTTCAAAAGAAGAAGGCGGACGTCACACTCCATTCTTCTCTAACTATCGCCCGCAGTTCTACTTCCGTACAACTGACGTAACTGGCACAATCGCGCTTCCAGAAGGCGTAGAAATGGTTATGCCTGGCGATAACGTTGAAATGACTGTAGAACTTATCTCTCCGATTGCGATCGAAGACGGTACTAAGTTCTCTATCCGTGAAGGCGGCCGTACTGTAGGCGCTGGCGTTGTTGCTTCAATCATCGAGTAA